The stretch of DNA CAAAATAATGTAAACACTAAAACAGTCCTACAAATAATGACGCCATGCATATCTATATTAATTCTTTTGCTTTGACGACTTTATATGAGAAGACTTTTGCATGGTAAGTAACCAAAAGCGATAAACATTATAAATAGACACGGTTATCtgcagtcaggggacttacttatataagtgattttctaaatcactgattcaagtaacattatttccataaaggttggaagttagagttgtctttctttaataatcacctatttaagtactACAatttaatcactagaagaagtgatttaattttattgtagctttaaatatagaatactaatgatccagggactaattatgtttctaaacttatcagaaccaacatctgtgttgtctaggatgaccaggtcatttcaggtgatgaccttgtactgaatctaggataatgacataaaaatcacttgtttaagtatcagacctcaatttccttcccaaaaatcacttctttaagtatcattcttttaataacccccactaatttcaacacccccaaacagtgaaatttttatcgcgaacagtagaattttattacataatctgaaagatgaaaccttgaacttcacaggaaaaatactcccactgctgggaaaaatcttttaagaaagtatcagttcattatgtaaagccattattatagcattttttcaactaaattagaattttcagctaaatgatagcatcaaaggcataaaccttgctacttaaaagaagcaaaaagttcatttttttttaattgtactaattaaaagatattatttaaacctatgtgttaaaaattttgaaaaaaactacataatcccaatttgtgacaaaacctcgaatttgctacttaaataagtgatttaaaaatcacttatttcagtaagtcccctgactgatctggactacaacatgtacatgtaaacccAAAACATTACTAATTTTCTAGGGATCTGTAATAAAGTGAGTTTCATCTCATATATGAACATCATTTCTTGAATCTGATTTTCCCCAGAAAATATAGTCAATTTTGTCTTTATAAAGTCTTTTACCAGATGGATCCGGGCCTGCATCCCTGCAATGTTATATAACAGATTCCAGCCCGAAAATCTTGGCATTTCTGCCTTTGAAATATCGACAGATTTGTATTTCTTCCATGAGCAGGAAGTTTAGCAAGCTGTGTAAACTGTccaattaagggcatacgatacagttaaaGGGGAGGTATGACGTTGcgaacgtaaattgttattttcgcgacgtcaaaccatgacttatcgggaaaatattcagtttttgactgatttttatcattctaacttatttaacttgaaaacgagttcatggaccccccttttttttaatgcCGTTTGATTTGATTACGCGAGAAGATTATAATTATGTGTGCCTATTTGCATGAAAACGTagatagttgattttttttaaatttgataaatatacagcacaaaatgaagtttttttctacattcatgaacatttgataaatatgaataaatcatcatagatactaggactaaatttagtatatatgccagacacgcgtttcgtctactaaagactcatttGACTcatattcaaaaaatataaattttttcggatatttataaaatactgaaattacaaattatttaacaaaaaacaatttgtgtttttcttttaaaacaaaaaagttatgatttTCTTCTGAAAGGGAAAATACAGCcaaaaatctgaattttgagcaaataaacaaaatttagacCTCATTTTACTCTAAAAGAAGCACATGGAGGTACAGTGATATTGACTAtgttgtttgccttaaattaatggagaataagggctttttcccctggagaaaaatcccaatttgaaaaaaaaatggcttaaattaTTCCTAAAGAGACAACTTTTTTTCCCATACAGTGCAGTCTCATTAGTAATAGTGCacaaatacaaactgaaaaacactcatttatacatttttcatgcctaaaataactatatgtgcagatttgagggtctatttttGAATCATCACTGACAAAAAGGGATCTTATTTCAAAGCAGGATTTTACTCTTGAAAGGGGTCTGTCAATTAAAGTTTCAGTCAAATTGATACTGTTATCACTGTATAGTaaccggtacgtctaaacaccacctagACCGCCTTGGTGCACTAAGCATCAGGAAATGCACTAAGCCCATGATGGACCAGTCAAATAAGCACCAAGGTCATTCAGTACGATACAGATTTGAAAAAgagcatatatttaaattttggtgtatatatattaagaaataaaagAGTTATTAACATTTTATATGGCACGTGCCGATTTTGTGTAATGTGTCCTGTTGTCATATTGTTGATTGAATCCAATGAAGCTTGACAAATTTATGAATACTGCACTAAGGATATGAAGCAAAGGTTAAATATGTACCAAGATCATTAATTAagataaattattatattaaaaaaaaatatgttaaaagttgGTTCGATGATATAAAGAGATTTAAAAGTTATTAACATATTTAAAGTGACACCTTCTCTACTTGTGTAATGTCTGATCATCTTGTTAATTGATCCAATGAATTCTGAAGGATTATCTTTAAActagtaaattattttttttgttcctAATTAGTAATAATAAAAGGGCTGTTGATCTTTTCTTTGATGctttgttagaaaaaaaaatatgtttctttaCTTCTTCATTGATCAGTGATTTTATTACCTGGTTAATTACTGGCACGTGCCGTCGGACAAAACCTTTGATgacagaaaaaatcaaattacgaCTTAACTACTAATGACTAAAAAATTCAGATACATTATCTTGACTTCATGAAAATCTACGTCCGATGGtatgtttttttcattcataGCATCATCCAATCATGGGCTTAGTGCAGTTTCCTGAGCTTAGTGCACCAAAGCGGTTTATTTGGTGTTTAGAGGCTCCCTATAGTAacatcttaaaaaaataattaagcacataatttacatttgtaataatacaattatgtatatattaaatataaaattataaaactatttatataaaaaaaacaccccAGAAATCAAAAATATTAGTGAAagagcagtgttctccccaggatttttggatagcgctgtggtaagcgcgtAATTTTTgacaattctcagtaactttATTGCGGCGCAcgttttgtttgtaattgatttgatgtgtttttattatattatgctATTGATGTTTTTTCTTGTAATGAtttcctcatcatgctcatgatAGTTACAATGTAcccctttgtttgttaatgtttttgtcTGGATACACATGATAGAGAAGAAGAGTCTTTTTTTTCctccattgtaaattcatatattaaatccTCATACTATCAGTGTATAAAACTGAAGGAGAAGTCTTTTTCCATGATGGGTCTACACCAGACTACCTATGTGAAGATTTCTTAGCACTAACAGGTaatgttgcagaacatgtaggaccaacaataaagtcattgtcagcttctgttTGGTTTTGTAACCCACTGTAGCAGTGTACAGTTTAACTTACGACGTTTGACaggaattgacatttttttagCATAAAGATTTCTCATTTGTCTGACcttaaagttttataatattaaaatggcCTCATCCAAGCTGAACATCGAGAAAGTGAAATTTCTCAAGTCGTATcagcttggggtttgtttttctaatcatatcctctcaattgttttcaaatggtagaatttctgactaaacaattataagtttgaataggtgataattaatacttcaaagacttgctcattttcggggttcgtatggatagtaaacccggcaaataatttgtaacaaaCCCCGGTGTTTGATCGTTTTAAAATCATCGTTTGTTCAAAGTTcgtaaaacaagtttgtgagtGTCGTCGGGAAATGCGGTCAATTCCTTTCATCtaatttcattcatatatgcctctatatattcttttaattgaaaaaatagatgtcaatgtcgaaatctttgtttattttgatctttcaaaGACGCcatttttggaaagattggaGCTTGTTCTAAATCTCTCCTtaggcactggcctccctaacaacatgacaggttagctactattactaaatgtattcacactgaaatatagttctcTATAGTTCTCATATATGTGCACATAACATACTTATAAACTGTGAAAAAATGGGTATatttttggagcagttcattcaagaatgtatgtcattaaggtgtatTGATGTGAAggctttttttatcattttgattagttaattgagtattgatacaatattagatgattgacaactgtcattatcatcAAACAATCAGggacaaggtggacctttaactgcaatgccccacctcctaaactgtcaataAAATGGACATCGTtacttatcaacctcagtcttacataattatacagagtATTACAGACCctcaaaatatcaatgaatatttgacctcataattgaatacacaaatgcatgtattagatgtttgatatataaggatgatagatttatgtATTGCCTATAACTTTTGATCTACATTTACATTAAGTGaatctgtaaattatgtctgaaagataaatggttaattaaggattaacaagatctttaaaaaatgaaatacaaatatatatatatatgaatgtgcttgaaacagttttaaattataacaaaaaaaataagtttattccCCATCGATCATTATGTCTATTtcagtcatttgaatttttataaatacatgAAGTAGTGGATGTATGTTTTTGCAATTAAGAAaaaatccacatttcaataaaataagttttttaatttgtttacgttTAAAAGGTTCATTTTCAATGCCATGTGCTGAAAACTACTttataaattgatcaaaaggcactctacaacatctaatcttcaatgtcatataacctatgtttcaacttacaaagtgccccaaaacaacatttttagattatttttgttgacactttaaagttcttaTAATTAGCTGTTGGTCTAGAGCTTATGttttacaaggatagttggtaacacAATACTAGAagaattttcagcaatagtgctttataaTTCTTTtgtccccaccataccttaatatgaaattattcaaactactcttccaatctttccatgagtgactTTCGTCACTTTGATTATTAGACTGGTCCGCGGAGTTACTTTAATACAACgaaaataattcattcaaaaatcGTAAACTAGTCAATCACGTGATCCGAGGAGTAAAATAagcgggaaatttgaaaaaatgcgaaaaaaaatatagcgacgcgGTTGAGTGGGATAGCGCTGCGGTAAGTGCAATAGGACAGCGGGAAATTGAAATAGCGCTGAAAATCGCGGcactaaaacggcctggggagaacactgaagagccatgtacatgatgtatgaaaGGTTTATTTTCTCAGATCATGACTTTTAGCTTGTACAAGTAAAACAGCATTAAATTCTTTtcattttaagtatatatacaaGTGTatctatatatgttatatttactttttaaagttatataaatatacaacatgtacaatgtttatatctttttttagCTGAAGAATATGATAGACACATGGCTGGTAAGAAGCATAATGAAAAGTTACAGGCATATTTGGAAAAGAAAAGAGTGGCTGAATGCAGTATATTTGTTAAAGGTTTTCCTCCCCGGACAGAAGAAAATGAAttagttttgtattttcaaaactTTGGACCAATCAATAAAATTGTGATGGAGACACATGAGAAAAAGAAGGTACAtgtatttgtcatgtttgtatccATTATCAATCTTTGTTTTACCCCAATGAAGATAGCAGCTGCATCAACAAGAAAAAACACTTTCAGTCAATCGTCAACAAGAAAAAACACTTTCAGCCAATAATAGAATAATGCTATtagttttcattacaaattgactCACAAGGCTGTGATAAAAATTAActgttcagctgatttttattATGGGATCAACTTCTTAGAAAGTTTTAAGAGttctttgaaaaataagaaatatatcaTTGTTGGTTTCTGTTTGGTTGCTGTTTTATAATCTGTGCTTTCTTTTCATTAGTTGCCAGCCAGATTCTGCATAATAGAGTTTGGTTCTAAAGAAGGTGCTACAAAAGCTGTAGAATATGAACCACACATTCTGAACAGCTCTCGGCTGACCGTTCGTCCTAGAAGCTTTAGGGAGCTCAAACTGCAACCTTACTTCCCTTGGGAGAAGGAGAAAGAAGAGAAAGAAAGCAGAATGTTGCCCTGGAACAGAGGAGAAGAGGATGAAGATGTTAATGAGATGGGACCTGGTCCTGGATTTGGAGGGCAACCACAGTTACCTAGTTTACTAGGTGCTGGGCCTGGTCCATTTAGAGGGGGACATCCAGGGGATGAACAGTTTTACATGGATGATAATTTTGACCAGGGTGGAGGCTTTGGAGGAGGAGGGCAATGGATAGAAGGAGGAGGAAGAGGAGGTGGATTTGGTGGACGAGGTTTGTTATAAAATTCCCCATTTAATAAGTTTGCCTTACCAGACCAAAACTGTCAAGTGAGCTATTCTCATCACTGTTCgttgtctgttaacttttacaaaaatcctttttctctgaaactattgggccaattGGAACCAAAATTATCATTGTGatgtctagtttaaaaattgtgttccCAGATCCTTCCTGCAAAccaacagtagttattaatggccATGTgcccaacagcatgaacagtgaTGAAAATTTAATTGTCTGTCTAATTTATTTAGTATGTCCAAACAGTGCATTTCTGTTTAATTGAGCTCTGGGGATGGAATTTGTAACAATTTTGGTTTCTTGATCTCTATCTTTTAGTACACTTGAGAGCAGTCATTGCTTTAATAGTGACATATTGGATGATACATTGAGTATTTCATTATAGATTGTAAAATATGcattcaggtaaaaaaaaaacatttgaaaaatgtttgaccaaatattttacattcagtaaaaaaaacatttgaaaaatgtttGACCAGTATGTGCTCCATTGGTTTTATTTAGAAGCTCTTAAAACTTGTTGTCTTTGGTTTTTAATCTGCAAATTTGTGCTTCAATTCAAAACTTTCATTTCACTTGCTTTTATCTGCCTTTTTTCAAAAGTCTTTGGTTGTTGTTTAGTCAAGGGCACCATTATGGTGTAAATTGGTCTAAATACTAAGTATGTACCTTGTCACTGTTAGAAAGAGTGTAGTGGTCATTTGTCGTGGATAACAAATTTAGTGTTCACAACCACGATATATAATGTGCAtagaaaagttatttatttaccATGCTGGATCTGTTTGATatattctttatgtttttgaTATCTCTTTGACAGCAATTTATGTTTAAATGTTACATCTTATTAATTCATAGGAAGATTTGGTGGAGGAAGAGGTGGACTGTTGGGAAATAGTCCAGGACCAGATTTTGGTGGAAGAGGGGGACCAGATTTTGGGGGAAGAAGGGGACCAGATTTTGGTGGAAGGGGTGGTCCAGATTTTGGTGGAAGAGGAGGTCCCCCAGGTGGCTATCCAGGACCTTCAGGTGGTAATTATGGAAATTTTGGTCGAGACCCACCTACACCTCTGGGACCACCAAAATCCATTTTTGATCTTAAAGTTGGTGAGGGTACTAAAAGAATGAAAGGCATGCCATCTCTGCCAGGTATGGGGAAGAAAGCAAGGAAAGGAAAAGGAGCTGACGACCCACAGGATCCTCTGCCTGTTACTATTGTTGAGTTAAAGAAGAAATGCAATGAAAATACTTGTATCACAGTGAGTAAACAAATAATAATCCTGATTAAATCAATCATATGCAGGTAGATGGAGGGACATTCTTTGGTAAACTTTAGCTTTGTCCATCTATCTATTGAGCATTTCTCATAATTACTAACAGACTTCCAACAAGTTTCCTTTTTATGGCATTTTCTATTCCAGATCTAGAGTTATTGGACTTGATAACAtttctttattaatttaaaaaatttactcTGACATCAATCAATCAGTTAAAAAGTTATCAAGAACAAATTTAGATTTATTTAAAGGCAAAGTGAAACAACCTCTGTGTACTGtcatattcaaataattgtttgttgttgttgaacaCAGACTGAATATTAAaggaatactgtaaattcagaaattttttccTGCATTATtttttgcgattttgtcatttaagactaaaatgcgatttatatttttgcaatattgagaaaaatcctgtttaatcaGACagttgattttgttattttagattCAGTCACAGATGACATATTTAGTGGATCTGATACAAGCCAGCCCAGAAGAGCTACAACAGAGATACTACATATGTAAAGTCTTGGAACAAGCTCTCTCACCTTTCTTTCCTGGTTTGTATAAAATACTTCTAGAACTAATTGGGGTAAACAGTTAGTTGTTGGTCAGCTGAgaggtatatcatgtatatattcctTTCAAGTATAgataaatgaatattatttttttgaaaattatatgatAGACACATTCACATGGCCAAAAGACAATGATTATATAGTATTTACTTTTTAGGGGTCACTGTGAACCAGTTTGGATCCTCTGTAAATGGATTTGGTTTGAAGGGATGTGACATGGATGTCTACTTAGGATTGGACAAAATAGGAATTTCTGTTCGAAGCACTGTAAGTATTGGATTGAATAACTTGTTAACAAGGGTCTGATTGGAGTATTAGAGGGATTCCACATACATTTAACCTGACTGTTATCAAATTCTGATAACTGAAACATAGACCTTaagcagtcaggggacttacttaaataagtgatttttaaatcacttatttgagtagcaaattcgaagttttgtcacaaattgggattttgtagttttaccaaaattttaaacacataggtttaaaaaatatcttttcattagtaaaattaaaaaaaatgatttttttgcttcttttaagtatcaaggtttatgcctttgatgctatcattcagctgcaaattctattttagttgaaaaaatgccaTAATAATGGCTTtccataatgaactgatactttcttaacagatttttcccagcagtggaagtatttttcctgtaaagtttaaggtttcatctttcagattatgtaataaaattctactgttcgcaataaaaatttcactgtttgggggtgttgaaattagtgggggttattaaaataatgatacttaaagaagtgattttttggaaggaaattgaggcatgatacttaaacaagtaatttttatgtcattatactagattcagtacaaggtcatcacctgaaatgacctggtcatcctagacaacacagatgttggttctgataagtttagaaacataattagtccctggatcattagtattctatatttaaacattgttaaagctacagtaaaattaattcacttcttctagtgattattttgtagtacttaaataggtgattattaaagaaagacaactcttactttcaacctttatggaaataatgttacttgaatcagtgatttagaaaatcactcatttaagtaagtcccctaaCTGTTGAGTAGATTTTTTCAAAGTCACAATAAATAAACTCCTGTGTTTGTCAGTTcttcaaaaattgcaataatttctgaattgacagtacTTTAATATCATTTCTCTATTTATTAGAATATTGACTTGCCATACACCCGAGATGTGCACTCTTTAAAAAAGACCAGCGGACCTTTACAACAGGCAGATGTGGATGGCATGACAAATGGGGACAAGTGCAAATTGATTTCCCGTATACTTATTGAGCATGCTCCAGCCTGTAGTAACACACAGATAATTCCAAGTACTCGCTGTCCAATCATCAGATTTAAGCATGAATCATCTGGAATCAAATGTGACTTGTCCCTTGACAATCAGTGAGTAGTTTAATatgttaaatgacaaataaatcaGTCAagcttaaattattaaaaaaccaATTGATAATTTGAcaagttttctttctttttaacagaaactgttaaaaacaaatatttcaatccaTACATTTAGGTTGCAAAAAATATTCTCACTGATTCATTAGAACAAAGTATAAGGATAGAAATACAGTTGCACATAATGCCTGATTTGAATATCCAATCAAAGTATATTATGTGTGTAAGTTGCTGATTGCCTTGAAACCTGCTGGTTCAGTGACTTTTTTCACCAAAATATCTTACAATTTAAATCTTTTAAGATATACTAAAATTTTCCTGACTTACCcattttagctcacctagcccgaaaacttttacaaaaatcttctcctctgaaactactgggccaaattaaaccaaacttggccacaatcatcattagggtatctagttataaaatgtgtccgatgacccggccaaccaaccaagaaggccaccatggctaaaaatagaacatatgggatAAAATGTAGATTCCGGCTtgtatctttgaaaccaaagcatttagagcaaatctgacccggggttaaattgtttatcaggtcaacatggtcaagatctatctgccctgaaattttgtaaatttttacaaaatattttccactgtcacttctgagccaattttattatagatagagataattgtaactGTTTATACCTTCTGTAATATATGCAATGTATTATTGCATCAATATAATATGATCATCTCTTGTATCAcctgttatatttataaaactcccTACTTAGGAGCACTTTGGTGTGCACttcttaatacttttttgtaaCAATTTAAATGATTATAAGTTAGGTATAAATACTATATGTCTAAACAAGTAATtttaatgtatataattttattacattacaaattcaattttgtttatcTCCATCTTTCAGAActacttgtttatttttatagactTGTATTATtaagttatataaattataaaaaaatgaattttctaaGGATTCTTTTCCTGATCAAAATGCACAGTTTGCATAAATTAACAtcaattaaaatcatgaaaatgatatgCTTTGTGTCATGgtaatttgataataaaaaatcttACTGGAACCAACACCAGGaacacattaatttctgaataaggttaatgaaatacatgtaatgttCTCCAACTGAGCTTagcaatatatacatgtatttaagatTATTCAAGGTTATTAATACACTGCCAAACAGTGCCCTTACAATTTGGGATACTGGCTAAAGTGCCCTTTCAGACAACTAGCACCCTTCTGCCCTGAGATTCAAGCTGGAATATTGTAATGAGTTATATTGTGTGAGAGCTTTTTATActaccgcaaaaattgaaaactttttggtcgtatattggtaacacgttggtgtcgtcgtccgaatacttttagttttcgcactctaactttagtaaaagtgaatagaaatctatgaaattttaacacaaggtttacgACCACAAAAGGCaggtttgggattgattttgggagttttggtcccaatattttaggaattgggggccaaaaagggcccaaataagcattttcttggtttttgcactataactttagtttaagtaaacagaaatctatgaaattttgacacaaggtttatgaccacaaaaggaaggttgggattgattttgggagttttggtcccaatattttaggaattaggggccaaaaagggcccaaataagcattattcttggttttcgcacaataactttagtataagtaaatagaaatcaatgaaatttaaacacaaggtttatgaccacaaaaggaaggttgggattgattttgggagttgaggtcccaacagtttaggaataaggggccaaaaagggcccaaataagcattattcttggttttcgcaccataactttagaacaagtaaatagaaatctatgaaatttaaacacaaggtttatgaccataaaaggaaggttgggtttgattttgggagttttggtcccaacagtttaggaaaaaggggcccaaagggtccaaaattgaactttgtttgatttcatcaaaaattgaatccttggggttctttgatatgctgaatctaaaaatgtacctagatttttgattattggcccagttttcaagttggtccaaatcggggtccaaaattaaactttgtttgatttcatcaaaaattgaataattggggttctttgatatgccaaatctaactgtgtatgtagattcttaatttttggtcccgttttcaaattggtctacattaaagtccaaaaggtccaa from Mytilus galloprovincialis chromosome 2, xbMytGall1.hap1.1, whole genome shotgun sequence encodes:
- the LOC143063565 gene encoding uncharacterized protein LOC143063565, yielding MPARGRSRGSMFVICDVCTSTISSAEEYDRHMAGKKHNEKLQAYLEKKRVAECSIFVKGFPPRTEENELVLYFQNFGPINKIVMETHEKKKLPARFCIIEFGSKEGATKAVEYEPHILNSSRLTVRPRSFRELKLQPYFPWEKEKEEKESRMLPWNRGEEDEDVNEMGPGPGFGGQPQLPSLLGAGPGPFRGGHPGDEQFYMDDNFDQGGGFGGGGQWIEGGGRGGGFGGRGRFGGGRGGLLGNSPGPDFGGRGGPDFGGRRGPDFGGRGGPDFGGRGGPPGGYPGPSGGNYGNFGRDPPTPLGPPKSIFDLKVGEGTKRMKGMPSLPGMGKKARKGKGADDPQDPLPVTIVELKKKCNENTCITIQSQMTYLVDLIQASPEELQQRYYICKVLEQALSPFFPGVTVNQFGSSVNGFGLKGCDMDVYLGLDKIGISVRSTNIDLPYTRDVHSLKKTSGPLQQADVDGMTNGDKCKLISRILIEHAPACSNTQIIPSTRCPIIRFKHESSGIKCDLSLDNQLALQNTRLLQALSQYDPRIKPLVYAVRYWGRLKHLAGNIKTGPRMSNYALTLMVVYYLQNTNPVTLPTIQSLADLSSTKTIIGPWDCSFVGSNFIPPTHNVQTCEELLAGFFKFFSHFDFKANALSIRTGSVLPVAKITLDNTMKLAPINIQDPFVLDHNVTQNMNETIRELMIKEFNIAAYKAERWQAIEFAQTKSLIDVLDDRVPEGFDETLALSSIPGIKLGEYQFLVELKAPALSPQLLRTLEAEGNMYLAWCKKMMGFLYTVIEKIMMFNCETVSTNMPDVCIKSRKYDHSAMSERSLKRGLKRPHSVVEESGDGESSIQEETSEEVLVDPRTELYKNAEFYIDMNTYIMCRIWAERKKIGNMLKERGFTDSMELEQTISERLYYDNHYENKSPIMEMRIIMKSVILNNRAEIMVDVSGPPGQGEFHCVYHYLKKFTLKLAEKFFDAQELPPL